A genomic window from Pecten maximus chromosome 4, xPecMax1.1, whole genome shotgun sequence includes:
- the LOC117325284 gene encoding potassium voltage-gated channel protein Shaw-like: MYLCEDTMTFQTTLRMYFVITGELHVPLEVCGAVVKRELDYWQVNQYCIKSCCWRHYRSYIENKAILDSFNRSLEKERVHINIDDYIGWKRFQMKIWMILEHPRTSRVAMIYGIVSLLFVVVSILGFCLESLPMLQKPVRNITRAGNATGGCEGSGGARAQAMTQNEALNILDIICTVYFTIELAVRLFFAPEKIRFVRSMMNIIDLLALVPLYMQLLIFNTEDLNSCYVNGRLVIEIMFLLRIVRMFRIMHLVKHYQALKILVYALKASVQELLMLAIFLLIGMLVFASMIYYAERKDAVQPSDTFNTIPMGFWWALITMTTVGYGDVVPTRPIGYVVGAACAVSGVLMIALTIPVISNNFTLFYTHVRSRGTKEEERDRYRNSMSTCVNNPFREDTVISHSEEDGYGTISLLEEKRKPSNGSVIETYMNGHATLRNFPGRKSPKYKHFQKLAEASSLNDVVIRNSDFDWQRTNSDKARSDDGVAYAGETIL; the protein is encoded by the exons ATGTACTTGTGCGAAGATACCATGACATTCCAGACTACACTGAGGATGTATTTTGTCATTACAGGAGAACTACATGTCCCGTTAGAAGTGTGTGGTGCCGTGGTGAAGCGAGAGTTGGACTACTGGCAGGTGAACCAGTACTGTATCAAATCGTGTTGCTGGCGACACTACCGTTCCTACATCGAGAACAAAGCCATCCTTGACTCCTTCAACCGCAGTCTTGAGAAAGAACGAGTTCACATCAATATAGACGATTATATAGGATGGAAACGCTTTCAAATGAAGATATGGATGATCTTGGAACATCCAAGGACATCGCGTGTTGCTatg ATATACGGTATTGTGTCCCTGCTGTTTGTGGTAGTTTCCATCCTTGGCTTCTGCCTGGAGTCCCTACCTATGTTACAAAAGCCTGTTCGAAATATTACTCGTGCCGGAAATGCAACCGGCGGATGTGAGGGTTCCGGAGGTGCACGAGCTCAGGCGATGACTCAGAACGAGGCTCTTAACATTCTTGACATTATCTGTACTGTCTATTTTACTATCGAATTGGCGGTTAGATTATTTTTTGCACCAGAGAAAATACGTTTTGTTCGCTCTATGATGAATATCATCGATTTGTTAGCTTTAGTTCCGCTGTATATGCAACTGCTCATCTTCAATACTGAGGATTTGAATTCGTGCTACGTAAACGGTCGGCTCGTGATTGAAATCATGTTCTTATTAAGAATAGTAAGAATGTTTAGAATAATGCATCTTGTGAAACACTACCAAGCGCTGAAGATATTGGTGTATGCTCTCAAGGCCAGTGTCCAGGAGTTGCTCATGCTGGCTATATTCCTCCTCATCGGCATGCTTGTATTTGCATCCATGATTTACTATGCAGAACGAAAGGACGCCGTTCAACCAAGCGATACTTTCAACACCATCCCAATGGGATTCTGGTGGGCACTCATTACCATGACTACGGTAGGATATGGTGATGTTGTCCCAACCCGACCAATCGGATACGTCGTCGGGGCCGCTTGTGCTGTCAGTGGAGTATTGATGATAGCACTTACCATTCCTGTTATATCAAACAACTTCACACTCTTTTACACGCATGTGCGATCACGTGGGACAAAGGAGGAGGAGCGTGACAGATACAGAAATAGCATGAGCACGTGCGTCAATAACCCGTTTAGAGAGGATACAGTGATCAGCCACTCAGAAGAGGACGGATACGGAACAATATCCTTACTGGAGGAGAAAAGGAAACCGTCCAATGGTTCTGTCATAGAAACCTACATGAATGGCCACGCTACACTCAGGAACTTCCCAGGAAGAAAATCACCAAAATATAAGCACTTTCAAAAGTTGGCAGAAGCTTCATCGCTTAACGATGTGGTCATTCGAAATTCCGATTTCGATTGGCAAAGAACGAACAGTGATAAAGCGCGCTCGGATGACGGTGTCGCTTATGCTGGAGaaacaattttgtaa
- the LOC117326391 gene encoding potassium voltage-gated channel protein Shaw-like, with product MSRQRELHVPLEVCGAVVKRELDYWQVNQYCIKSCCWRHYRSYIENKAILDSFNRSLAKERVFVNIDEYEGWKRFQMKIWLILEHPRTSRVAMIYGIISLLFVIVSILGFCLESLPSLRPMKNITRTDNTTSTCDDGSQGVQVMTQNESLNILDIICTAFFTIELAVRFVFAPEKIRFVRSMMNIIDLLALVPLYMQLVFNTDHLQFCYVNERLMIEIMFVLRIVRMFRIFHLVKHYQALKILVYALKASVQELLMLAIFLIIGMLVFASMIYYAERKDAVQPSDTFNTIPMGFWWALITMTTVGYGDIFPTKPIGYCVGAACAVSGVLMIALTIPVISNNFSLFYTHVRSRGTKEEERDKYRTSQSTCVNNPFRENSLLTNSEEDGYGTITIVENNRNPSRESYIETYMNGHASIKHFSGKESPKYKYFKSINEASSLKDIVIRNSDFDLHKTYNEKARSDDGVTYSEETIL from the exons ATGTCACGTCAAA GAGAACTACATGTCCCGTTAGAAGTATGTGGTGCCGTGGTGAAGCGAGAGTTGGACTACTGGCAGGTGAACCAGTACTGTATCAAATCGTGTTGCTGGCGACACTACCGTTCCTACATCGAGAACAAAGCCATCCTTGACTCCTTCAACCGCAGTCTTGCGAAAGAGAGAGTGTTTGTAAATATAGACGAATATGAAGGATGGAAGAGATTTCAAATGAAAATCTGGCTCATTCTAGAACACCCGAGAACATCACGAGTGGCCATG atatatggtattatatcccTCCTGTTTGTCATCGTCTCTATCCTCGGATTCTGTCTGGAGTCGCTGCCCAGTCTCCGACCAATGAAAAATATCACGCGCACCGATAATACGACCTCCACGTGCGATGATGGATCACAGGGAGTACAAGTTATGACTCAAAATGAGAGTCTCAATATTCTTGATATCATTTGCACAGCGTTTTTTACGATAGAATTAGCAGTGAGATTCGTGTTTGCACCAGAAAAAATCAGGTTTGTTCGCTCTATGATGAACATCATAGATTTGCTAGCGTTAGTTCCTCTGTATATGCAACTGGTGTTCAACACCGACCATTTACAGTTCTGCTATGTGAACGAACGACTGATGATTGAAATCATGTTCGTTTTACGAATCGTTCGAATGTTCAGAATATTTCACCTGGTGAAACACTACCAAGCACTGAAGATATTGGTGTATGCTCTCAAGGCCAGTGTCCAGGAGTTGCTCATGCTGGCTATATTCCTCATCATCGGCATGCTTGTATTTGCATCCATGATTTACTATGCAGAACGAAAGGACGCCGTTCAACCAAGCGATACGTTTAACACCATTCCAATGGGATTCTGGTGGGCACTCATTACCATGACTACGGTAGGGTACGGTGACATATTCCCTACCAAACCGATCGGGTATTGTGTAGGGGCCGCTTGTGCTGTCAGTGGAGTTTTGATGATAGCACTTACCATTCCTGTTATATCAAACAACTTCTCCCTCTTCTATACGCATGTCAGGTCACGTGGGACGAAGGAGGAGGAGCGCGATAAATACAGAACTAGCCAAAGTACGTGCGTAAATAATCCATTCCGGGAAAATTCCTTGCTGACAAATTCGGAGGAGGACGGATACGGGACAATTACGATCGTAGAGAACAATAGGAACCCTTCCCGTGAATCGTACATAGAAACATACATGAATGGACATGCGTCCATTAAACATTTTTCCGGGAAGGAATCGCCAAAGTATAAGTATTTCAAAAGTATAAACGAAGCGTCGTCCTTAAAGGATATCGTCATCCGGAACTCTGATTTTGACTTACATAAAACGTACAATGAAAAGGCGCGTTCTGACGATGGCGTCACCTATTCAGAGGAAACAATTTTgtaa